From one Staphylococcus kloosii genomic stretch:
- a CDS encoding TetR/AcrR family transcriptional regulator — protein MRQKAKFRIIRNMIILLEEYPFEEITIKMVCAYSNVNRTTFYDYFLDKYDLITQIQKYHLTKYQNLLNAFDNSLENAPSHPVKLYKFFKIVLTYIKRNYGYFHAIMVTHPNKNLFSEYMTATKNAYNEIIGKHSSVKNKKEFVIYNVGGQIGIVYFWIRENCEESVDSLAQILLANTIKLQR, from the coding sequence ATGAGACAAAAGGCCAAATTTAGAATTATACGCAATATGATCATATTACTTGAGGAATATCCTTTTGAAGAAATCACAATTAAAATGGTGTGTGCCTATAGTAATGTAAATAGAACAACATTTTATGATTATTTTCTTGATAAATACGATTTAATAACACAGATTCAAAAGTATCATTTAACAAAATATCAAAACTTATTAAATGCTTTCGATAACAGTTTAGAAAATGCGCCTAGCCACCCAGTCAAACTTTACAAATTTTTCAAGATAGTTTTAACATACATTAAACGAAACTATGGATATTTCCATGCAATCATGGTTACACACCCAAATAAAAATCTTTTTTCTGAATATATGACTGCTACTAAAAATGCATATAATGAAATAATTGGAAAACATAGTAGTGTTAAAAATAAAAAAGAATTTGTAATTTATAATGTTGGTGGACAAATAGGCATTGTCTATTTTTGGATTCGTGAAAACTGTGAAGAGTCTGTTGATTCCCTTGCTCAAATATTATTAGCAAATACAATTAAACTACAACGTTAA
- a CDS encoding HlyD family secretion protein — protein sequence MKKMILINVITIVVLVIIGVVGFHFYNQATSYVSTDNAKVDGDQIKISAPASGELKSFDAKENDDMKKGDKVASIAAKSESGGSPQTMDIKMPQDGTIVKTDGMKGSVAQAGSPIAYAYNLDDLNVTANVDEKDIADVEKGKDVDIKVDGENANLKGKVDQVGKATAASFSMMPSSNSDGNYTKVSQVVPVKIKLDSKPSKNVVPGMNAEVKIHKN from the coding sequence ATGAAAAAAATGATATTAATTAATGTCATTACTATTGTAGTTCTTGTAATTATTGGTGTCGTTGGCTTCCATTTTTACAATCAAGCTACAAGCTATGTATCGACAGACAACGCTAAAGTTGATGGCGACCAAATTAAAATATCTGCACCTGCGTCAGGTGAATTGAAATCTTTCGATGCGAAAGAAAATGATGATATGAAGAAAGGTGACAAAGTTGCTTCAATCGCAGCTAAAAGCGAAAGTGGCGGTTCACCTCAAACAATGGACATTAAAATGCCTCAAGACGGTACAATCGTTAAAACTGACGGCATGAAAGGTTCAGTAGCTCAAGCTGGATCACCAATTGCTTATGCTTATAATTTAGATGATTTAAATGTAACTGCAAACGTTGACGAAAAAGACATTGCAGATGTAGAAAAAGGTAAAGACGTTGACATTAAAGTTGATGGTGAAAATGCTAACCTTAAAGGTAAAGTTGATCAAGTAGGTAAAGCAACTGCTGCAAGCTTCTCAATGATGCCTTCTTCTAATAGTGATGGTAACTATACTAAAGTTTCTCAAGTAGTACCTGTTAAAATCAAATTAGATTCAAAACCATCTAAAAATGTTGTTCCAGGAATGAACGCTGAAGTTAAAATTCATAAAAACTAA
- a CDS encoding DHA2 family efflux MFS transporter permease subunit, with translation MTATFIIIYVVIAIILVGLLNLFISKKGKKSTKRQLEQKNYNNDSSSQSYQSKFNIRDKDDTAESNKLSNTDSTEKAVAASVDNEETQSFTSDSAQSTSHDDIQEDAAQDSDFDKINPDSEEARVNEKLKKEHSSFMFGKGTTQMKVLLAMIFGMFIAILNQTLLNVALPKINTDFNISANTGQWLMTGFMLVNGILIPISAFLFNKYSYRKLFLVAMALFTIGSLVCGVSGSFTIMMVGRVLQAIGAGILMPLGTNVFMTIFPPEKRGAAMGTLGIAMILAPAIGPTLSGYIVENYHWNVMFYGMFVIGLISLLISYIWFRVYQVTSNPKADIPGIIFSTIGFGALLYGFSEAGNKSWTSPVIIVSFIIGVIFIIAFVIRELTMRIPMLNLEVLKYSGFTLTTVINMIVTMSLFGGMILLPLYLQNLRGFTPVQSGLLLLPGALIMGVMGPIAGRLLDAIGIKPLAIIGTAIMTYATYELTKLNMNTTYGHLMLIYIVRSFGMSFIMMPIMTAGMNSLPLRLIPHGNALSNTLRQLAGSIGTAILVTVMSNQTTQYSATYAQDLDKTSPFLKDHLQQMAQAMGGEQMATKQILGFVQKLASINGVNSAFLVATGLSLLAFILSLFLKGKEHYISREK, from the coding sequence ATGACAGCGACCTTCATTATAATTTATGTAGTCATAGCGATCATTCTTGTCGGGTTGTTAAACTTGTTTATTTCGAAAAAAGGCAAGAAATCAACTAAAAGACAACTGGAACAAAAAAATTATAACAATGATTCGTCGAGTCAAAGTTATCAATCTAAATTTAACATAAGAGACAAAGATGATACGGCAGAGTCCAATAAATTATCTAACACTGATTCTACAGAGAAAGCTGTAGCGGCTTCTGTAGATAATGAAGAAACTCAATCATTTACTTCTGATTCTGCACAGTCAACTTCTCATGACGATATTCAAGAAGATGCTGCACAAGACTCAGATTTTGATAAAATCAACCCTGATTCAGAGGAAGCTAGGGTTAACGAAAAATTAAAAAAAGAACATAGCTCATTTATGTTTGGTAAAGGTACTACACAAATGAAAGTGTTATTGGCAATGATATTTGGTATGTTTATTGCGATTTTAAACCAAACATTGTTAAATGTGGCCTTACCTAAAATTAATACAGATTTTAATATTTCAGCAAATACAGGGCAATGGTTAATGACAGGTTTCATGCTTGTAAATGGAATTTTAATTCCAATCAGTGCCTTCCTATTCAATAAATACTCATATCGTAAATTATTCTTAGTTGCGATGGCGTTATTTACAATAGGTTCACTTGTTTGTGGTGTCTCCGGTTCCTTCACAATTATGATGGTTGGACGTGTACTACAAGCTATTGGTGCTGGTATATTAATGCCTTTAGGTACTAACGTGTTTATGACTATCTTCCCACCAGAAAAACGTGGTGCGGCGATGGGTACACTTGGTATCGCAATGATTTTAGCGCCAGCTATTGGTCCAACATTATCAGGTTATATCGTTGAAAATTATCACTGGAACGTAATGTTCTATGGAATGTTCGTGATCGGTTTAATTTCACTATTAATCTCATATATTTGGTTCCGTGTATACCAAGTTACAAGTAATCCTAAAGCTGATATTCCTGGTATTATCTTTAGTACTATCGGTTTCGGTGCTTTATTATATGGATTTAGTGAAGCAGGAAACAAAAGTTGGACATCACCAGTAATCATCGTTTCATTTATTATTGGTGTTATCTTTATCATCGCATTTGTTATTCGTGAGTTAACTATGCGTATACCAATGCTTAACTTAGAAGTATTGAAATACTCAGGTTTCACGTTAACAACTGTTATCAACATGATTGTTACAATGAGTTTATTTGGTGGTATGATTTTATTACCATTATATTTACAAAATTTAAGAGGTTTCACGCCTGTACAATCTGGTCTACTACTCTTACCAGGTGCTTTAATTATGGGTGTTATGGGACCAATCGCAGGACGCTTACTTGATGCTATTGGTATTAAACCATTAGCGATTATAGGTACCGCGATAATGACTTATGCAACATACGAATTGACTAAACTTAATATGAATACCACTTATGGTCATTTAATGTTAATTTATATCGTACGTTCATTTGGTATGAGTTTCATCATGATGCCTATTATGACGGCTGGTATGAACTCATTACCGTTACGTTTAATTCCTCATGGTAATGCATTGTCAAATACTTTGAGACAATTAGCGGGTTCGATTGGTACGGCAATACTAGTAACAGTTATGTCTAACCAAACAACTCAATATTCTGCTACTTATGCACAAGATTTAGATAAAACAAGCCCATTCCTTAAAGACCATTTACAACAAATGGCTCAAGCTATGGGTGGAGAACAAATGGCGACTAAACAAATCTTAGGTTTCGTTCAAAAGCTTGCTTCTATTAACGGTGTTAATAGCGCATTCTTAGTTGCGACTGGATTAAGTTTACTTGCATTTATCTTAAGTTTATTCTTAAAAGGCAAAGAGCATTATATTTCTAGAGAAAAATAA
- a CDS encoding alpha/beta hydrolase fold domain-containing protein, which produces MAFNIMNHFINKYLLPVRSINFDNDEQLQQFLTQRERLNAQKHKQPESLNIKSNLEKQTFNDMQVFRFNFRHNSKQKILYLHGGYNVLQPSVFHWRFMDKLALSSLHEIVMPIYPKAPTYNVKDTYSAINDLYQQLVSEVGEDNIVIMGDGSGGSLALSFVQQLYAQNLPMPQKIYLLSPLLDAELENDQITEALIKKDKLIHVEGVRKVMEVWSDDYALKDAKISPINGKINHLPPIYMFGSTQEVYYPDMLKLVELGEEHQQPIHFYPYKKMIHGFPLYPIRQSHKVVRQIVQSLKT; this is translated from the coding sequence ATGGCTTTTAACATAATGAATCACTTCATTAACAAATATTTATTACCAGTTAGATCAATTAATTTTGACAATGACGAGCAGTTACAACAATTTTTAACACAACGCGAGAGATTGAATGCTCAAAAACATAAACAGCCTGAAAGTTTAAATATAAAGTCAAATTTAGAAAAACAAACTTTTAACGATATGCAGGTGTTTAGGTTTAATTTTAGACATAATAGTAAACAGAAAATTTTATATCTTCATGGCGGATACAATGTATTGCAACCGTCAGTTTTCCATTGGAGATTTATGGATAAATTAGCGTTAAGTTCGTTACATGAAATTGTTATGCCTATTTATCCTAAGGCGCCAACTTACAATGTTAAAGATACTTACAGTGCAATTAATGATTTATATCAACAACTTGTTTCGGAAGTAGGAGAGGACAATATCGTTATTATGGGAGATGGCTCTGGTGGTAGTTTAGCATTGAGTTTTGTTCAGCAATTATATGCTCAAAATCTGCCAATGCCACAGAAAATTTATTTACTATCGCCATTGTTAGATGCCGAATTGGAAAATGATCAAATTACTGAGGCATTAATAAAAAAAGATAAACTGATTCATGTCGAAGGTGTACGTAAAGTCATGGAAGTATGGTCTGACGACTATGCACTGAAAGATGCGAAAATTTCACCGATTAATGGAAAAATCAATCACTTACCGCCTATTTACATGTTTGGCAGTACACAAGAAGTATATTACCCAGATATGTTAAAACTTGTAGAGTTGGGTGAAGAACATCAACAACCAATTCATTTTTATCCATATAAAAAGATGATACATGGCTTTCCATTATATCCAATTAGACAATCGCATAAAGTAGTAAGACAAATCGTACAATCATTAAAAACATAA
- a CDS encoding thioesterase family protein, with protein sequence MSTVFTVSQQVSTDMIDHNNHMHDSHYNHIFSDIINQFNYAHGLSLEERKTLSYTMFTAEEQTSYLQELKLDETYTVKLYLYDYDVKRAHFFAFMYKQDDTLAATNEAMMLGIDRNTNKVSPFPQQYYQQLEQYYAQQPTINWPKQLGHRIGIPK encoded by the coding sequence ATGTCTACAGTTTTTACAGTTTCACAGCAAGTTTCAACTGACATGATTGACCATAATAATCACATGCATGATTCACATTATAATCATATATTTAGTGATATTATCAATCAATTTAATTACGCACACGGTTTGTCACTCGAAGAAAGAAAGACACTAAGCTACACTATGTTCACAGCTGAAGAACAAACAAGTTATCTTCAAGAGTTAAAGCTCGATGAAACATATACTGTTAAATTATATTTGTATGACTATGATGTTAAAAGAGCACATTTTTTTGCATTTATGTATAAGCAAGACGATACGCTTGCTGCCACTAACGAAGCAATGATGTTAGGAATTGATAGAAATACGAATAAAGTAAGTCCTTTCCCCCAACAATATTACCAACAATTAGAGCAATACTATGCGCAACAACCGACTATCAACTGGCCTAAACAACTTGGCCATCGTATCGGCATACCAAAATAA
- the corA gene encoding magnesium/cobalt transporter CorA has translation MGLTINYQIGDHPLQQVDDEQALPAEADFIWYDYENPTSLENHQLQNDFNFNKLEIDDTVNGTPRAKYKTYASYQYIVVHGIRDEDYRPTAINFFIKDNVLITYHHTHEQAITDINNTLCEHTIDCLTASSVMLYIIDQLVDYYFDYIYDIEEKVYDFEDKHVNDTTSKFIMDNVFKLRSDIIKLKRIVFPMHELIVTLKDSKTLFNSHKDYLYIQHIEDHMIKQENSIKTSDEMTNEIRENYESYSSYKMNNIMQILTLVSVIFSPLALITGIYGMNFKYMPELNWHYSYFAVLVIMLVIASICIWYFKKKKWF, from the coding sequence ATGGGGCTGACGATAAATTATCAAATTGGCGACCATCCACTTCAACAAGTTGATGATGAACAAGCCTTACCGGCTGAGGCTGATTTCATATGGTATGATTACGAAAATCCGACATCATTAGAAAATCATCAATTACAAAATGATTTTAATTTTAATAAACTTGAAATTGATGATACAGTTAACGGTACACCAAGAGCAAAATATAAAACATATGCTTCATATCAATATATCGTTGTTCATGGCATACGTGATGAAGATTACAGACCGACTGCCATTAACTTCTTTATAAAAGATAATGTGTTAATTACATATCATCATACACATGAACAAGCTATTACAGATATCAACAATACTTTATGTGAACACACGATTGACTGTTTAACTGCTAGTAGCGTCATGCTTTATATTATAGATCAACTTGTAGATTATTATTTTGATTATATTTATGACATAGAAGAAAAAGTTTATGATTTTGAAGATAAACATGTAAATGATACTACGAGTAAGTTCATTATGGATAATGTGTTTAAGTTACGTTCGGATATCATAAAGTTAAAACGGATAGTCTTTCCAATGCATGAACTTATAGTTACACTTAAAGACAGTAAAACGCTATTTAACAGTCATAAAGACTATTTATATATTCAACATATTGAAGATCATATGATTAAACAAGAAAATAGTATTAAAACTTCTGACGAAATGACCAATGAAATAAGAGAGAATTATGAATCGTATAGTTCTTATAAAATGAATAATATAATGCAAATATTGACGCTTGTATCTGTGATTTTTTCACCATTAGCGTTAATTACAGGCATTTACGGTATGAACTTTAAATATATGCCAGAATTAAATTGGCACTATAGTTATTTCGCCGTCTTAGTCATTATGTTAGTTATTGCCAGTATATGTATTTGGTACTTTAAAAAGAAAAAGTGGTTTTAA
- the fni gene encoding type 2 isopentenyl-diphosphate Delta-isomerase: MSDSKREQRKNDHVEIAMAQTDAPQSDFDKIRFVHHSIPDIDVSDVDLSSQLTDFKLDYPIYINAMTGGSEWTKNINEKLAVVARETGLAMAVGSTHAALRNANMASSFSIVRDTNPEGIVFSNVGADVPVDKAEEAVTLLDAQALQVHVNSPQELVMPEGNREFSTWMDNLALIVERVPVPVIVKEVGFGMSKETIQSLKAIGVKYVDVSGKGGTNFVDIENERRSLKDMNYLSSWGQSTVESLLESTKFQQDVNVLASGGVRTPLDAVKCLALGANAVGMSRPFLNHIENYGITSTLDYVESFIDQMKKIMTMLNVRTIEELKQTQIVFSPELISWMEQRGLTI, encoded by the coding sequence GTGAGCGATTCAAAGCGAGAACAAAGAAAGAATGACCATGTGGAAATAGCAATGGCACAAACAGATGCGCCACAATCAGATTTTGATAAAATAAGGTTTGTACATCATTCCATTCCAGATATAGATGTCAGTGATGTAGATTTGAGTAGTCAATTAACTGATTTTAAACTAGACTATCCTATTTATATTAATGCTATGACAGGTGGCAGTGAGTGGACAAAAAACATAAACGAGAAATTAGCAGTCGTAGCACGCGAAACAGGGTTAGCAATGGCAGTAGGTTCAACACATGCTGCATTACGTAATGCAAACATGGCGTCTTCATTTAGTATCGTGCGTGATACGAATCCTGAAGGTATTGTGTTTAGTAATGTCGGTGCCGATGTACCAGTCGATAAAGCGGAAGAAGCGGTAACATTATTAGATGCTCAAGCATTGCAAGTGCACGTTAATTCTCCTCAAGAATTAGTTATGCCTGAGGGGAATAGAGAATTTTCAACGTGGATGGATAATCTAGCATTGATTGTAGAACGTGTACCTGTACCTGTTATCGTTAAAGAAGTTGGCTTTGGCATGAGTAAAGAAACAATTCAAAGCCTTAAAGCTATTGGTGTAAAATACGTGGATGTTAGTGGTAAAGGTGGCACAAATTTCGTTGATATTGAAAATGAACGCCGTTCTTTAAAAGATATGAATTATTTATCATCTTGGGGCCAGTCCACAGTCGAATCATTGTTAGAAAGTACTAAATTCCAACAAGATGTTAATGTATTAGCGAGTGGCGGCGTTAGAACACCTTTAGATGCAGTAAAATGTTTAGCGTTGGGAGCAAATGCAGTAGGTATGTCGCGACCATTTTTAAATCATATTGAAAATTATGGCATAACTTCTACATTAGATTACGTTGAATCATTTATTGATCAAATGAAAAAAATTATGACGATGCTAAATGTTCGAACAATTGAAGAGTTAAAACAAACTCAAATTGTATTTAGTCCAGAACTTATTTCATGGATGGAACAAAGAGGCTTAACAATTTAA
- the gltS gene encoding sodium/glutamate symporter, giving the protein MLHIDAVTTLALASILYLLGVYIVNHVSVLKKLCIPAPVIGGLLFAILVAILQSFSIVTIKLNSDFFQNFFMLAFFTTIGLGASLKLLKLGGKVLILYFIFCGILATLQNVIGVALAKVLNIPPLLGITAGSMSMEGGHGNAAAYGQTIQQLGYHSALTAALAAATLGLVAGGLIGGPVVKYLINKYNLKPSQAESTKEDYSTVSYNEHLHNKMEPTTVFLLQFTIVAICMAIGSYIGNTFTDLTSINIPMYVGAMFVAVIIRNISEYGNLQLIDMKIVDKISDVSLSLFLSIALMSINLTDIYKLAIPLIIIVLVQIVFIVLFSVFIVFRGLGKNYDAAVMIGGFIGHGLGATPNAMANLDVITKKFGASPKAYLVVPIVGAFLIDLLGVPIVTSFINILK; this is encoded by the coding sequence ATGTTACATATAGATGCGGTTACAACCCTGGCATTAGCAAGTATTTTGTACTTACTTGGTGTCTATATTGTGAACCATGTCTCGGTATTAAAGAAATTATGTATCCCCGCGCCCGTCATAGGCGGTTTACTATTCGCAATCTTAGTTGCTATTTTACAGAGTTTCAGCATTGTCACAATCAAACTGAACTCTGATTTCTTTCAAAACTTCTTTATGCTAGCATTCTTTACTACCATAGGACTAGGCGCATCTTTAAAATTATTAAAATTAGGTGGCAAGGTGCTCATTTTATACTTTATTTTCTGTGGCATATTAGCGACACTACAAAATGTTATTGGTGTTGCATTAGCAAAAGTACTTAATATACCACCTTTATTAGGTATTACTGCTGGATCAATGTCAATGGAAGGTGGACATGGTAATGCCGCGGCATATGGGCAAACAATTCAACAACTCGGTTATCATTCTGCACTTACAGCCGCATTAGCAGCAGCGACTTTAGGTCTCGTTGCAGGTGGGCTCATTGGTGGACCTGTAGTGAAATACTTAATTAACAAATATAATTTAAAACCTTCACAAGCGGAATCTACAAAAGAAGATTATAGTACTGTTTCTTATAATGAACATTTACATAATAAAATGGAACCGACAACTGTCTTTTTATTACAATTTACTATTGTTGCTATTTGCATGGCAATCGGCAGTTATATCGGCAATACATTTACAGACTTAACAAGTATCAATATTCCAATGTATGTTGGCGCTATGTTTGTCGCTGTTATTATTCGAAACATATCTGAGTATGGTAATTTACAATTAATCGATATGAAAATAGTAGATAAAATCAGTGATGTTTCATTAAGTCTATTTTTATCCATTGCTTTAATGAGTATAAATTTAACAGACATTTATAAATTAGCTATTCCACTTATTATTATCGTACTTGTTCAAATTGTCTTTATCGTTTTATTCTCAGTCTTTATCGTTTTCCGAGGATTAGGTAAAAATTATGACGCTGCGGTAATGATTGGTGGTTTTATAGGACATGGATTAGGTGCTACACCTAATGCAATGGCGAACTTAGACGTTATTACGAAAAAATTTGGTGCTTCGCCGAAAGCGTATCTTGTTGTACCTATTGTAGGCGCCTTTTTAATAGATTTATTAGGTGTGCCGATCGTGACATCATTTATTAATATTTTAAAATAA
- a CDS encoding Na+/H+ antiporter NhaC family protein → MENSLRSQKQYGALALLPLVIFLVLYIGVGITFTIMGKKDAFDQLPRHVAVFIGIVIAWTCYDRKTKFAKKVQIFTENAGNSGIVNLGLILLLAGAFSTVTSDMGGKDAMVNMGLSVIPPSLLIPGIFIMSGFAALTLGTSTGAQAAFIPVGVAVAQAADLSIAAAGAAVIAGAYFGDNLSIISDTTIAATNGVGAKMRDKFKMNVLIALPAAILTAVCYGIVGGTGTVKGDLSFNFINILPYLFVLIAAIAGLDVILVLIIGILMAGLLGIVQGNMGIFQFTKAIGDGMQSMFLIFLVAFLVSGLVALIRYYGGIDWIIQAMKAKAKGRKSAEYVIGFMSGILSAALSHNTLAIIISAPIAKEIGDEYKVPPKRMASLLDIFACSALMVLPHDSGMLMVEQYGHVSYLDVLKYSYYPVIFIICTIITIQFGLLDKKKVKNK, encoded by the coding sequence ATGGAAAATTCACTACGCAGCCAAAAGCAATATGGTGCATTGGCTTTATTACCGCTAGTAATATTTTTAGTGTTATATATCGGCGTAGGTATTACATTTACAATAATGGGTAAAAAAGATGCCTTTGACCAATTACCACGTCATGTTGCAGTGTTTATCGGTATAGTGATTGCGTGGACTTGTTATGATCGCAAAACAAAATTTGCGAAAAAAGTACAAATTTTCACTGAAAATGCTGGTAACTCTGGCATCGTTAATTTAGGACTTATTTTACTATTAGCAGGTGCCTTTTCTACAGTTACATCCGACATGGGTGGTAAAGATGCTATGGTTAATATGGGTCTATCTGTTATACCACCGAGCTTATTAATTCCCGGCATTTTTATAATGAGTGGTTTTGCGGCACTGACTTTGGGAACGTCAACAGGGGCTCAGGCGGCCTTCATTCCTGTGGGTGTTGCGGTAGCACAAGCGGCAGATTTAAGTATAGCTGCAGCAGGTGCAGCAGTTATTGCAGGTGCATATTTTGGTGATAACTTATCCATTATTTCTGATACGACGATAGCTGCGACAAATGGCGTAGGCGCTAAAATGCGCGATAAATTTAAAATGAATGTTCTGATTGCCTTACCGGCCGCTATTTTAACGGCAGTCTGTTATGGTATTGTTGGTGGTACAGGTACGGTAAAAGGTGATTTAAGCTTTAATTTTATTAATATATTACCTTATTTATTTGTGTTAATTGCCGCGATTGCCGGATTAGACGTTATTTTAGTCCTTATTATAGGTATTTTAATGGCTGGTTTATTAGGCATCGTGCAAGGAAATATGGGCATTTTCCAATTTACAAAAGCGATTGGCGATGGCATGCAAAGCATGTTTTTAATTTTCTTAGTTGCCTTTTTAGTTTCAGGTTTAGTTGCTTTAATCCGTTACTACGGTGGTATCGATTGGATTATTCAAGCAATGAAAGCTAAAGCAAAAGGGCGCAAAAGTGCAGAATATGTAATAGGCTTTATGTCGGGCATTTTATCGGCAGCGTTGTCACATAATACATTAGCTATTATAATTTCAGCACCTATAGCCAAAGAAATCGGTGATGAGTATAAAGTACCACCAAAAAGAATGGCAAGCTTGCTTGATATTTTTGCTTGTAGTGCATTAATGGTTTTACCACATGATAGTGGGATGTTAATGGTTGAACAGTATGGACATGTATCGTACCTCGATGTTTTAAAATATTCATATTACCCCGTTATCTTTATTATATGTACAATAATTACCATACAATTTGGATTATTAGATAAGAAGAAAGTAAAGAACAAATAA
- a CDS encoding DNA-3-methyladenine glycosylase, giving the protein MDFLQRDTTTIAKDLLGVKVIYHDEQQTFTGYIVETEAYLGFDDKAAHGFNGKRTPKVASLYKQGGTIYAHVMHTHLLINFVTQQADIPEGVLIRAVEPEEGIETMAYHRGKTGYDITNGPGKWTKAFNIPRHIDGSRLNEGNLIIDTKNRKYPRAIVEDGRIGIPNKGEWTHKPLRYTVKGNPYVSRLKKSAMLPPDETWK; this is encoded by the coding sequence GTGGATTTTTTACAACGTGATACCACAACGATTGCTAAAGATTTATTAGGTGTTAAAGTGATTTATCATGATGAACAACAAACATTTACAGGTTATATCGTCGAAACGGAAGCGTATTTAGGCTTTGATGATAAAGCTGCGCATGGTTTTAATGGTAAGCGCACACCCAAAGTAGCTTCTTTATATAAACAAGGTGGTACAATTTATGCACACGTGATGCATACCCATTTACTAATTAACTTCGTCACCCAACAAGCCGACATACCTGAAGGTGTCCTTATTCGAGCAGTAGAACCTGAAGAAGGTATAGAGACAATGGCTTACCACCGTGGTAAAACCGGTTATGACATTACTAATGGGCCTGGTAAATGGACTAAGGCGTTCAATATTCCAAGACATATAGACGGCTCTAGACTTAACGAAGGCAATTTAATAATAGATACAAAAAACAGAAAATATCCGAGAGCTATTGTTGAGGACGGACGCATTGGTATTCCTAACAAAGGTGAATGGACACATAAACCTCTACGCTATACCGTTAAAGGAAATCCTTATGTTTCGCGATTAAAAAAGTCTGCTATGCTCCCACCAGATGAAACTTGGAAATAA
- a CDS encoding DUF805 domain-containing protein, giving the protein MTSKVGFGTAYKLFWKNYVNFTGRSRRSEYWYTVLWHIIVCIPGILLLVGGIIGTIMGLIDNNASTSGVSIFCLIVGWIYLALYGLATIIPNYALLIRRFHDTGRTMVVPIILFSFSIVINVVPSIISAQLSDNNSLTGSIVVLIFYLAYLVLTVYQIVITCLDSQRNSNKYGLSPKYQDTKANSSAGISHENDINNQHNNLTQ; this is encoded by the coding sequence ATGACATCAAAAGTAGGGTTTGGTACAGCATACAAGCTGTTTTGGAAAAACTACGTTAATTTCACTGGGCGCTCGAGAAGAAGCGAGTACTGGTATACGGTATTATGGCACATTATTGTTTGTATTCCAGGTATTTTATTACTCGTTGGTGGCATTATAGGCACAATTATGGGTTTAATTGATAATAATGCGAGTACATCAGGTGTAAGTATTTTTTGTCTTATAGTAGGTTGGATTTATTTAGCGTTATATGGTTTAGCAACAATTATACCTAATTATGCATTGTTGATAAGAAGATTTCATGACACTGGTCGCACTATGGTCGTGCCAATTATCTTATTTAGTTTTTCAATTGTGATAAACGTTGTACCTTCAATTATTTCTGCACAATTATCGGATAACAATAGTTTAACTGGTTCAATAGTTGTCTTAATTTTTTATTTGGCGTACTTAGTATTAACGGTATACCAAATTGTCATTACTTGTCTTGATAGTCAACGTAATAGTAATAAATATGGATTAAGCCCAAAATATCAAGATACAAAAGCTAATTCATCTGCTGGGATATCACATGAGAATGATATCAATAACCAACATAATAAT